The Garra rufa chromosome 23, GarRuf1.0, whole genome shotgun sequence genome includes a region encoding these proteins:
- the LOC141299532 gene encoding SAM domain-containing protein SAMSN-1-like isoform X2, which yields MLQRKPSSVSDKSRNKPKRSTSFGIFDRQQPTQVKAEEKAESLPVEAAEVDPSKSGGLGKKMKNISLTMRKKMGRKYTKALSEEMGEENDAAAADVVDGVLTKGCNHSSNSVESLFSLHSGQSSSSGVTSGSEGCSNRDSLRLEEDVPYTGQFCGRAKVHTDFVPSPYDTESLKLKVGDMIDIISKPAMGIWTGMLNGKVGNFKFIYVELLVEETVPEPRIRSHRRSRRPRPKTLQELLERLNLEEHISSLLLNGYQTVEDLRDLKEQHLVELNVTDPEHRHRLLLAAEYLQDPEYNNQTHGETDEEPKSPSEQVKVELNDCPRDSGCYIGSDCSDNSKEDTESQPAPLSPPETQA from the exons ATGCTTCAAAGAAAACCATCCAGTGTCTCTGACAAATCAAGAAACAAACCTAag CGATCCACCAGTTTTGGGATTTTTGACAGACAGCAGCCAACACAGGTCAAGGCAGAAGAGAAGGCAGAAAGTTTG CCTGTAGAAGCAGCTGAGGTGGATCCCAGTAAATCAGGAGGTCTCGGGAAGAAGATGAAGAACATCTCACTGACCATGCGAAAAAAGATGGGCAGGAAATACACTAAAGCCCTGTCAGAGGAAATG GGCGAAGAGAACGACGCTGCGGCAGCTGATGTTGTGGACGGCGTGTTGACCAAAGGCTGCAACCACTCCAGTAACTCTGTCGAGAGTTTGTTCAGCTTGCACAGCGGCCAGAGTTCATCTA GTGGTGTGACCAGCGGTTCTGAAGGTTGTAGTAACAGGGACAGTCTGCGTTTAGAAGAAGATGTGCCCTATACGGGCCAGTTCTGTGGGAGAGCCAAAGTCCACACTGACTTCGTTCCCAGTCCGTATGACACAGAGTCACTCAAACTCAAG GTGGGAGACATGATTGATATCATCAGCAAACCTGCGATGGGAATCTGGACTGGGATGTTGAATGGTAAAGTAGGAAACTTTAAGTTCATCTACGTCGAATTGCTGGTGGAAGAAACTGTGCCAGAACCAAGGATTCGCTCGCATCGGAGGAGCAGAAGACCTCGACCCAAAACTCTTCAGGAGCTTCTGGAAAGACTCAATCTGGAG GAGCACATTTCGTCTTTGCTGCTGAATGGGTATCAGACGGTGGAAGATCTAAGGGATTTGAAGGAGCAGCATCTTGTTGAGCTCAATGTGACTGACCCTGAACACCGACATCGGCTGCTGTTGGCCGCAGAATACTTGCAGGATCCTGAAT ATAATAATCAGACTCACGGAGAGACAGATGAGGAGCCCAAATCTCCCTCCGAGCAAGTCAAAGTCGAACTGAACGACTGTCCCAGAGACTCAGGCTGTTATATCGGATCTGACTGCTCAGACAACAGTAAAGAGGACACAGAGAGTCAGCCGGCCCCTCTCAGCCCACCTGAAACCCAAGCATAA
- the LOC141299532 gene encoding SAM domain-containing protein SAMSN-1-like isoform X1, whose amino-acid sequence MVWNSKCNQDCSQLQTTNLFLSLLNLFQRSTSFGIFDRQQPTQVKAEEKAESLPVEAAEVDPSKSGGLGKKMKNISLTMRKKMGRKYTKALSEEMGEENDAAAADVVDGVLTKGCNHSSNSVESLFSLHSGQSSSSGVTSGSEGCSNRDSLRLEEDVPYTGQFCGRAKVHTDFVPSPYDTESLKLKVGDMIDIISKPAMGIWTGMLNGKVGNFKFIYVELLVEETVPEPRIRSHRRSRRPRPKTLQELLERLNLEEHISSLLLNGYQTVEDLRDLKEQHLVELNVTDPEHRHRLLLAAEYLQDPEYNNQTHGETDEEPKSPSEQVKVELNDCPRDSGCYIGSDCSDNSKEDTESQPAPLSPPETQA is encoded by the exons ATGGTGTGGAACTCAAAATGCAATCAAGACTGTTCACAGCTGCAGACTACTAACCTGTTTTTATCTCTTCTCAATTTGTTTCAGCGATCCACCAGTTTTGGGATTTTTGACAGACAGCAGCCAACACAGGTCAAGGCAGAAGAGAAGGCAGAAAGTTTG CCTGTAGAAGCAGCTGAGGTGGATCCCAGTAAATCAGGAGGTCTCGGGAAGAAGATGAAGAACATCTCACTGACCATGCGAAAAAAGATGGGCAGGAAATACACTAAAGCCCTGTCAGAGGAAATG GGCGAAGAGAACGACGCTGCGGCAGCTGATGTTGTGGACGGCGTGTTGACCAAAGGCTGCAACCACTCCAGTAACTCTGTCGAGAGTTTGTTCAGCTTGCACAGCGGCCAGAGTTCATCTA GTGGTGTGACCAGCGGTTCTGAAGGTTGTAGTAACAGGGACAGTCTGCGTTTAGAAGAAGATGTGCCCTATACGGGCCAGTTCTGTGGGAGAGCCAAAGTCCACACTGACTTCGTTCCCAGTCCGTATGACACAGAGTCACTCAAACTCAAG GTGGGAGACATGATTGATATCATCAGCAAACCTGCGATGGGAATCTGGACTGGGATGTTGAATGGTAAAGTAGGAAACTTTAAGTTCATCTACGTCGAATTGCTGGTGGAAGAAACTGTGCCAGAACCAAGGATTCGCTCGCATCGGAGGAGCAGAAGACCTCGACCCAAAACTCTTCAGGAGCTTCTGGAAAGACTCAATCTGGAG GAGCACATTTCGTCTTTGCTGCTGAATGGGTATCAGACGGTGGAAGATCTAAGGGATTTGAAGGAGCAGCATCTTGTTGAGCTCAATGTGACTGACCCTGAACACCGACATCGGCTGCTGTTGGCCGCAGAATACTTGCAGGATCCTGAAT ATAATAATCAGACTCACGGAGAGACAGATGAGGAGCCCAAATCTCCCTCCGAGCAAGTCAAAGTCGAACTGAACGACTGTCCCAGAGACTCAGGCTGTTATATCGGATCTGACTGCTCAGACAACAGTAAAGAGGACACAGAGAGTCAGCCGGCCCCTCTCAGCCCACCTGAAACCCAAGCATAA
- the gdpd5a gene encoding glycerophosphodiester phosphodiesterase domain-containing protein 5 isoform X1, with amino-acid sequence MVKHQPLQVYERQLCLSCLTGIYGCRWKRYQRSHDDSSKWECSWFFLLCCSFLLLLVWSYFWLEARNDYNEFNWLLYNRSAVWKDGTVPILATTLTGFTYTAFLMILAICHIALGQQLNLYWIHKIVVLAILLTTITGVVSVDDFWQDEWDIVIISLQFTGPFLHIGALAVVTALGWVIAGQVVRAERSRLQVATLVIYVSILLVLYLVPLFISSPCIMDRSKLGPRPAVIGRRGAPMLAPEHTIMSFSKALQQKVTALEADVTISLEGVPFLMRDRTLRRTTNVDKLFPARQDHDASFFNWTEIRSLNAGLWFLRDDPYWTVQYMSEKDRNRTANQTVCSLAELLRLAARTNRSVIFSLRRPPPQHPRHQLWVSDALKVIQRSSILPEQVMWTPDWYRKKVRAAVPLLQQTSDEKLPVAELKERGISTLTLHYSQARAQDIRLFSGSNVSINVYPVNEPWLYSLMWCSGVQSVSSDAPHILKKVPNPVWIMSAEEYGLIWITSDLISVAIVIGIFIFQNYHLIRWKMSGMRSYNPEQIMLSAVVRRPSRDVNHMKEKLIFSEINNGVGSTDELSAYTGNGLDAYARDDILTPARHATKL; translated from the exons tggGAATGTTCATGGTTTTTCCTCCTCTGCTGTTCGTTTCTCCTTCTCCTCGTCTGGTCCTACTTCTGGTTGGAGGCTCGTAATGACTACAACGAGTTCAACTG GTTGTTATATAATCGTTCGGCCGTTTGGAAGGATGGCACGGTCCCTATTCTCGCCACAACACTCACAGGATTCACTTACACTGCATTTTTAATG attctTGCAATTTGTCACATTGCACTGGGACAGCAGCTTAATTTGTACTGGATCCATAAG ATTGTAGTTCTGGCCATTCTGCTCACCACCATAACAGGAGTGGTGTCAGTTGATGATTTCTGGCAGGATGAATGGGACATTGTCATCATTTCTCTGCAG TTCACAGGGCCGTTCCTACACATCGGGGCTTTAGCTGTGGTCACAGCATTAGGGTGGGTCATCGCCGGTCAGGTAGTACGCGCAGAAAGATCAA GACTCCAAGTTGCAACGCTGGTGATTTATGTGAGCATTCTCCTGGTTCTGTATCTGGTTCCCCTTTTCATCTCTTCTCCCTGCATCATGGACCGTTCCAAGCTCGGTCCTCGTCCTGCTGTCATTGGTCGTCGTGGAGCTCCAATG CTCGCTCCAGAACACACCATTATGTCCTTTAGTAAAGCACTGCAACAGAAGGTCACTGCCCTGGAAGCAGATGTTACCATCAG TCTGGAAGGAGTGCCTTTTTTGATGAGGGACCGCACACTACGCAGAACCACCAATGTGGACAAACTGTTTCCAGCCCGTCAAGACCATGACGCATCGTTCTTTAACTGGACAGAGATTCGCAGTCTCAATGCTGGACTTTGGTTCCTCAGG GATGACCCGTATTGGACAGTGCAGTACATGTCCGAAAAGGACCGCAACCGCACAGCCAATCAGACGGTATGTAGCCTCGCAGAGTTGCTGCGTCTGGCTGCTAGAACGAACCGCTCGGTGATCTTCAGTCTGCGACGGCCTCCACCTCAACACCCCCGACACCAGCTCTGGGTCAGTGATGCACTGAAGGTCATTCAGAGATCCAGCATCCTACCAGAACAG gtgatGTGGACGCCTGACTGGTACAGGAAGAAGGTGCGTGCAGCGGTTCCTCTCCTTCAGCAGACGTCAGATGAGAAACTTCCTGTGGCTGAGCTGAAAGAAAGAGGGATCAGTACTCTGACCCTGCACTACAGCCAGGCCAGAGCTCAGGAtatcag GCTGTTTTCTGGCAGCAATGTGAGCATAAACGTGTATCCGGTGAACGAGCCATGGCTGTATTCGCTGATGTGGTGCAGTGGAGTTCAGTCCGTCTCTTCTGATGCCCCGCACATCCTGAAGAAAGTGCCTAATCCTGTTTGGATCATG AGTGCGGAAGAATACGGCCTGATATGGATCACCTCAGATTTAATCTCTGTGGCGATTGTCATTGGCATCTTCATATTTCAGAA CTATCACCTGATCAG GTGGAAGATGAGTGGCATGCGCAGCTACAACCCTGAGCAGATCATGCTTAGTGCTGTAGTACGTCGGCCGAGTCGTGACGTCAACCACATGAAGGAGAAACTGATCTTCTCAG AGATCAACAACGGTGTCGGGAGCACAGATGAGCTCTCCGCGTATACAGGAAATGGACTGGATGCATATGCACGCGATGACATCTTGACACCCGCACGTCATGCAACGAAACTTTAG
- the gdpd5a gene encoding glycerophosphodiester phosphodiesterase domain-containing protein 5 isoform X2 has protein sequence MVKHQPLQVYERQLCLSCLTGIYGCRWKRYQRSHDDSSKWECSWFFLLCCSFLLLLVWSYFWLEARNDYNEFNWLLYNRSAVWKDGTVPILATTLTGFTYTAFLMILAICHIALGQQLNLYWIHKIVVLAILLTTITGVVSVDDFWQDEWDIVIISLQFTGPFLHIGALAVVTALGWVIAGQVVRAERSRLQVATLVIYVSILLVLYLVPLFISSPCIMDRSKLGPRPAVIGRRGAPMLAPEHTIMSFSKALQQKVTALEADVTISLEGVPFLMRDRTLRRTTNVDKLFPARQDHDASFFNWTEIRSLNAGLWFLRDDPYWTVQYMSEKDRNRTANQTVCSLAELLRLAARTNRSVIFSLRRPPPQHPRHQLWVSDALKVIQRSSILPEQVMWTPDWYRKKVRAAVPLLQQTSDEKLPVAELKERGISTLTLHYSQARAQDIRLFSGSNVSINVYPVNEPWLYSLMWCSGVQSVSSDAPHILKKVPNPVWIMSAEEYGLIWITSDLISVAIVIGIFIFQKWKMSGMRSYNPEQIMLSAVVRRPSRDVNHMKEKLIFSEINNGVGSTDELSAYTGNGLDAYARDDILTPARHATKL, from the exons tggGAATGTTCATGGTTTTTCCTCCTCTGCTGTTCGTTTCTCCTTCTCCTCGTCTGGTCCTACTTCTGGTTGGAGGCTCGTAATGACTACAACGAGTTCAACTG GTTGTTATATAATCGTTCGGCCGTTTGGAAGGATGGCACGGTCCCTATTCTCGCCACAACACTCACAGGATTCACTTACACTGCATTTTTAATG attctTGCAATTTGTCACATTGCACTGGGACAGCAGCTTAATTTGTACTGGATCCATAAG ATTGTAGTTCTGGCCATTCTGCTCACCACCATAACAGGAGTGGTGTCAGTTGATGATTTCTGGCAGGATGAATGGGACATTGTCATCATTTCTCTGCAG TTCACAGGGCCGTTCCTACACATCGGGGCTTTAGCTGTGGTCACAGCATTAGGGTGGGTCATCGCCGGTCAGGTAGTACGCGCAGAAAGATCAA GACTCCAAGTTGCAACGCTGGTGATTTATGTGAGCATTCTCCTGGTTCTGTATCTGGTTCCCCTTTTCATCTCTTCTCCCTGCATCATGGACCGTTCCAAGCTCGGTCCTCGTCCTGCTGTCATTGGTCGTCGTGGAGCTCCAATG CTCGCTCCAGAACACACCATTATGTCCTTTAGTAAAGCACTGCAACAGAAGGTCACTGCCCTGGAAGCAGATGTTACCATCAG TCTGGAAGGAGTGCCTTTTTTGATGAGGGACCGCACACTACGCAGAACCACCAATGTGGACAAACTGTTTCCAGCCCGTCAAGACCATGACGCATCGTTCTTTAACTGGACAGAGATTCGCAGTCTCAATGCTGGACTTTGGTTCCTCAGG GATGACCCGTATTGGACAGTGCAGTACATGTCCGAAAAGGACCGCAACCGCACAGCCAATCAGACGGTATGTAGCCTCGCAGAGTTGCTGCGTCTGGCTGCTAGAACGAACCGCTCGGTGATCTTCAGTCTGCGACGGCCTCCACCTCAACACCCCCGACACCAGCTCTGGGTCAGTGATGCACTGAAGGTCATTCAGAGATCCAGCATCCTACCAGAACAG gtgatGTGGACGCCTGACTGGTACAGGAAGAAGGTGCGTGCAGCGGTTCCTCTCCTTCAGCAGACGTCAGATGAGAAACTTCCTGTGGCTGAGCTGAAAGAAAGAGGGATCAGTACTCTGACCCTGCACTACAGCCAGGCCAGAGCTCAGGAtatcag GCTGTTTTCTGGCAGCAATGTGAGCATAAACGTGTATCCGGTGAACGAGCCATGGCTGTATTCGCTGATGTGGTGCAGTGGAGTTCAGTCCGTCTCTTCTGATGCCCCGCACATCCTGAAGAAAGTGCCTAATCCTGTTTGGATCATG AGTGCGGAAGAATACGGCCTGATATGGATCACCTCAGATTTAATCTCTGTGGCGATTGTCATTGGCATCTTCATATTTCAGAA GTGGAAGATGAGTGGCATGCGCAGCTACAACCCTGAGCAGATCATGCTTAGTGCTGTAGTACGTCGGCCGAGTCGTGACGTCAACCACATGAAGGAGAAACTGATCTTCTCAG AGATCAACAACGGTGTCGGGAGCACAGATGAGCTCTCCGCGTATACAGGAAATGGACTGGATGCATATGCACGCGATGACATCTTGACACCCGCACGTCATGCAACGAAACTTTAG